From a single Brassica napus cultivar Da-Ae chromosome C9, Da-Ae, whole genome shotgun sequence genomic region:
- the BNAC09G04390D gene encoding uncharacterized protein BNAC09G04390D, whose product MFLGPSPPHTPPRNRRNNHRPPHATVSSALPDLFLAAFSLLFLWSSPKPLVSLPPNRLSFPLTPRRRSTTSMSRRSPPSPPPPPQRFANAQSLSDWLESRLPSDSFAAWGVKPGTKNVHNLWLELSDGETSLADSTPPVRTVNVVTVRVIGEDGNVLVESHQELSDGSVRERFRPLSEKMKPEETPDEAVFRAIKEELGSIFKSENDVGERIKILPGTYSRRVEERNSLSYPGLPARYALHSVDATVRGLPEEDFCTEEKEYGGESKEDSEETRAVGKAVTVKRHYWKWVSPSSVRA is encoded by the coding sequence ATGTTCCTCGGCCCATCTCCACCGCACACGCCTCCCCGAAACCGCCGTAACAACCACAGACCTCCTCACGCAACCGTCTCTTCCGCCCTTCCTGACCTCTTCCTCGCAGCGttctctctcctcttcctctGGTCTTCCCCCAAACCTCTCGTCTCCCTCCCTCCCAACAGACTCTCCTTCCCTCTAACTCCTCGCCGCCGATCCACCACCTCCATGTCCCGCCGATCTCCTCCCtctcctccgccgccgccgcaGCGCTTCGCCAACGCTCAGTCTCTCTCCGATTGGCTCGAGTCGAGACTGCCTTCAGACTCGTTCGCCGCATGGGGAGTCAAACCGGGGACCAAGAACGTCCACAACCTCTGGCTTGAGCTCTCCGACGGCGAGACCTCTCTCGCGGACTCCACCCCTCCGGTACGCACCGTCAACGTCGTCACGGTCCGTGTGATCGGAGAAGACGGTAATGTCCTCGTGGAGTCTCACCAGGAGTTATCCGACGGGAGCGTGCGCGAGAGGTTTCGTCCTTTGTCGGAGAAGATGAAGCCCGAGGAGACTCCCGACGAAGCTGTCTTTCGAGCTATTAAAGAAGAGCTCGGGTCTATCTTTAAAAGCGAAAACGACGTCGGAGAGAGGATCAAGATTCTTCCCGGGACTTACAGTAGAAGAGTGGAGGAAAGGAACTCGCTTTCATACCCGGGACTACCCGCGCGTTACGCTTTGCACTCGGTGGATGCGACGGTGCGGGGTCTACCGGAGGAAGATTTCTGCACGGAGGAGAAAGAGTACGGCGGTGAGTCAAAGGAAGACTCGGAGGAAACACGAGCTGTCGGAAAAGCTGTGACGGTGAAGCGGCATTACTGGAAATGGGTTAGTCCTAGTTCGGTTCGAGCCTAA
- the LOC125592301 gene encoding uncharacterized protein LOC125592301, protein MAVTNGPVLETLSLNIGEAKILVEIELDKSFPKQIALDDKLGNIFLVDVIYSWIPSTYERCGSLGHKAKRCLLKEKKIPPTNEKRSDQHKDVDIPVVAIDSFLDNTDSDVQQNCVTPKVPKESIKAKNIISELPNLAVDQILGQELGPQQTVLTPQHVPFQFGKPGASSTDINSSPATTDSVSPRVALPHKDSSATYKSLPDAKVTYSSTLVGTSSAHTSLQVMDDAPSEIIMNEDTTLSENDPLKMTPLSTESIQEVSNMESNFHITEQMDEFGSMTRGGRLIKPTQKYQDMGWMTVRGRGKQGCRGRGSYQAQ, encoded by the coding sequence ATGGCTGTAACTAATGGTCCAGTTCTGGAAACACTATCGTTAAATATTGGAGAGGCTAAGATCTTGGTGGAAATAGAGCTCGACAAGAGTTTCCCCAAACAGATTGCTTTGGACGATAAGCTTGGTAACATATTTTTAGTTGATGTGATCTACTCTTGGATTCCATCAACTTATGAAAGATGTGGGAGTCTAGGTCACAAAGCGAAGAGGTGTTTACTAAAGGAAAAAAAGATTCCACCAACAAATGAAAAAAGATCTGATCAACACAAGGATGTGGATATCCCAGTGGTTGCTATAGACTCCTTCTTGGATAATACTGATTCTGATGTCCAGCAGAATTGTGTCACTCCTAAGGTGCCAAAAGAGAGTATCAAGGCCAAAAACATCATAAGTGAGCTGCCTAATCTAGCAGTAGATCAGATTCTAGGACAAGAGCTTGGTCCTCAACAAACTGTCCTTACACCTCAACATGTTCCCTTTCAATTCGGGAAGCCAGGAGCGTCCTCAACGGACATTAATTCTTCACCAGCAACTACTGACTCTGTGTCTCCTCGGGTAGCTCTTCCTCACAAGGATAGCTCTGCTACTTATAAATCACTTCCAGATGCAAAGGTTACCTATTCTTCTACACTAGTAGGTACATCATCTGCTCACACTTCTTTACAAGTTATGGACGATGCTCCATCAGAAATTATCATGAATGAGGATACAACACTCTCAGAAAATGATCCTTTAAAAATGACCCCTCTTTCAACCGAGTCAATCCAAGAAGTAAGTAATATGGAGAGTAATTTTCATATTACTGAACAAATGGATGAATTTGGAAGCATGACAAGAGGGGGTCGGTTGATCAAACCGACACAAAAATACCAAGATATGGGATGGATGACAGTTCGTGGCAGAGGAAAACAAGGCTGTAGAGGTCGAGGTTCCTATCAAGCGCAATAA
- the LOC106428471 gene encoding two-component response regulator-like APRR5: MREMSDEVVEVTVVEKAAEAVGGKSARRRVQRKDAAEGGDGLVKWERFLPKIALRVLLVEADDSTRQIISALLRKCSYRVAAVPDGLKAWEVLKGNPESVDLILTEVDLPSISGYALLTLIMEHDICKNIPIIMMSAQDSVNTVYKCMLKGAADYLVKPLRRNELRNLWQHVWRRRQSSLSPGSFPLDESVSHQKPEGAQSSCTRPEMEGESADVEDSTKEAIDFIGASFTRNGQHNREESVRIELDLSLRRPNQSSGDKPSLHPSSGSAFTRYVHKPLQTQCSVSPLVPNQRKNVAASEDDNIVVTNQYNSSEPPPSAPRRNEASFYNSADSPSWPGQGSYPTRVPIKSIQFTSPNTTPASLSPSPSSISPHEYSSMFHPYNGNKPEGLQEQDVEERRHVSSATEHSTIGNHCTTSYIDYHHLHQQLVEKKNEEGYSSSVGKTQQSLREAALNKFRMKRKDRCFDKKVRYESRKKLAEQRPRIKGQFVRQVQSTETSTQAAPQ; encoded by the exons ATGCGAGAAATGAGCGACGAAGTTGTTGAGGTGACGGTGGTGGAGAAAGCAGCTGAGGCTGTCGGAGGGAAGTCAGCGCGGCGGAGAGTGCAGAGGAAGGATGCCGCAGAGGGGGGCGATGGTTTGGTGAAGTGGGAGAGGTTTCTCCCTAAAATCGCGTTGAGAGTTTTGCTCGTAGAAGCAGACGATTCCACCAGACAGATTATTTCTGCTCTCCTCAGGAAATGCAGTTACAGAG TTGCTGCTGTACCTGATGGCTTGAAAGCTTGGGAGGTGCTAAAAGGAAACCCCGAGAGCGTCGATCTGATACTCACAGAGGTTGATCTTCCTTCAATATCTGGATACGCTCTTCTTACACTTATCATGGAGCATGACATCTGCAAGAACATCCCTATCATAA TGATGTCGGCACAGGACTCGGTGAATACTGTGTACAAGTGCATGTTGAAAGGTGCTGCTGACTATCTTGTTAAGCCATTGAGAAGGAATGAGCTGAGAAATCTCTGGCAACATGTctggagaagaagacaaagt TCACTTTCTCCTGGTAGCTTTCCACTTGATGAGAGTGTCAGCCACCAGAAACCTGAGGGTGCTCAG AGCTCATGTACAAGACCAGAGATGGAAGGAGAGAGCGCAGACGTTGAGGATTCAACTAAAGAAGCCATTGACTTCATCGGAGCTTCGTTTACAAGAAACGGACAACACAACAGAGAAGAAAGTGTTAGGATAGAGCTTGATCTCTCCCTGAGAAGACCAAACCAATCTTCTGGAGACAAGCCCTCTCTTCATCCTTCTAGTGGCTCTGCTTTCACAAGGTATGTTCACAAGCCGCTGCAGACACAATGCTCGGTATCTCCCTTGGTTCCCAACCAGAGAAAGAATGTTGCGGCAAGTGAAGATGATAACATTGTGGTAACCAATCAATACAATTCATCTGAACCGCCACCAAGTGCTCCTAGAAGAAACGAGGCCAGCTTTTACAATAGTGCTGACTCACCTTCTTGGCCAGGACAAGGTTCTTACCCAACGCGAGTTCCCATCAAGAGTATACAGTTCACAAGTCCTAACACAACTCCTGCTTCATTGTCTCCAAGCCCTAGCTCCATTAGCCCGCATGAGTACAGTTCCATGTTTCACCCATACAACGGTAATAAACCTGAGGGTTTGCAAGAGCAGGATGTAGAGGAGAGAAGACACGTCTCTTCTGCAACCGAACATAGCACAATAGGGAACCACTGCACTACCAGCTACATtgattatcatcatcttcatcagcagcttgtggagaagaagaatgaagaagGGTACTCGTCCTCTGTAGGGAAGACTCAGCAATCTCTTAGGGAAGCTGCTTTAAACAAGTTTAGGATGAAGCGCAAGGACAGGTGTTTTGATAAAAAG GTTCGTTATGAGAGCAGGAAGAAACTGGCAGAGCAACGGCCGAGAATTAAAGGGCAGTTCGTTCGTCAAGTCCAGTCCACTGAGACATCAACACAAGCAGCTCCACAATGA
- the BNAC09G04360D gene encoding uncharacterized protein BNAC09G04360D: MLAVFHKSLAEPSVKLMGAVVFENPPTEQSEETMKELSRLFKDEHHDPMAIHLLPYCILNTALDHQSVVTPSVLTVKDDVVCLFRGTFENRAEIATLYKLPTPKNDSAVVIWAYNKFCNQEDETEWLDAVKGFKGGFSFVMYDAKKKTLFVTSGLDGIPCFWGLGPQGTILFSSCLEIASTKCESFYGQLPKGCYYASGKGLRSFESPDVVLKAQFVPPDNQ; this comes from the exons ATGCTCgccgtctttcataaatccctGGCTGAACCGTCTGTCAAACTGATGGGAGCGGTGGTGTTTGAGAATCCTCCGACGGAGCAGTCCGAGGAAACCATGAAAGAGCTGTCACGTCTCTTCAAAGACGAGCACCACGACCCCATGGCGATACACTTGCTTCCGTATTGCATTCTCAATACTGCGCTTGATCATCAATCCGTGGTTACTCCAAG TGTTTTAACGGTTAAAGACGACGTCGTTTGTCTCTTCCGAGGAACTTTTGAGAACAGAGCGGAAATTGCGACTTTGTATAAACTTCCGACACCAAAAAACGATTCTGCTGTTGTGATCTGGGcttacaataaattttgtaatcaaGAGGACGAGACAGAATGGCTTGACGCAGTTAAAGGGTTCAAAGGCGGTTTCTCATTCGTCATGTATGATGCCAAGAAGAAAACCTTATTTGTCACTTCG GGTCTTGATGGCATTCCATGTTTCTGGGGACTTGGACCACAAGGAAccattctcttctcttcttgctTGGAGATAGCGAGCACAAAGTGCGAGAGTTTCTATGGACAATTACCCAAAGGCTGTTACTATGCTAGTGGAAAAGGTTTAAGGAGTTTTGAGAGTCCAGATGTTGTGTTGAAGGCTCAGTTTGTACCACCAGATAACCAATAG
- the LOC106428423 gene encoding F-box/FBD/LRR-repeat protein At3g52680: MVPRLVFASPNQKYEDNVISTSLVSHEAPVLESLRLRLVRHNYMYMGDIRAWLGIAFARHVRELVLDVNFRVSFPGSMFCSASSLETLILKNSIHVDVPCPVSMKSLKTLHLKDVTYKDDESVRNLLSGCPSLEDLQVDRGYSIHDAKIFIIAAPSLKRLSICDPCNGREGGGYVINAPCLKYLEIEMIKGCDFCLIENSPELVEAAIRNVSWIVNETILRSLKPIKRLSLNLSPLEINCPTGTIFYQLVYLEVYTHKVEWWNLLILMLDNSPKLQVLKITDCLPCPYYGLVGKKLSEQEYVPECLLSQLETFVWKNYDWTSEEKKEVATYILRNAIRLKKAYFFINRITRKCNELEERLQMLKELVSNSCHFVSKYE, from the exons ATGGTCCCTAGGCTCGTGTTCGCATCTCCCAATCAGAAATATGAAGATAATGTTATTAGTACGTCTTTGGTTTCACATGAAGCTCCAGTTCTAGAGAGTTTGCGTCTGAGGCTAGTTagacataattatatgtatatgggAGATATTAGAGCATGGCTGGGGATTGCATTTGCCCGCCATGTGCGTGAGCTGGTGCTAGATGTTAACTTTCGCGTATCTTTTCCAGGTAGCATGTTTTGCTCTGCTTCTTCACTTGAGACCTTGATACTCAAGAACTCGATCCATGTGGATGTTCCTTGTCCCGTTTCTATGAAGTCCCTTAAAACTCTTCACCTTAAAGATGTGACGTACAAAGACGACGAATCAGTTCGTAACCTTTTATCTGGCTGTCCTAGTCTTGAAGATTTGCAAGTGGATCGAGGTTACTCTATTCATGATGCAAAGATTTTCATTATTGCCGCGCCATCTTTGAAGAGACTTTCCATATGCGATCCCTGTAATGGACGAGAGGGTGGGGGCTACGTGATCAACGCTCCTTGTTTAAAATACTTGGAAATTGAGATGATaaaaggttgtgacttctgtctGATTGAGAATTCGCCAGAGCTAGTTGAGGCAGCTATTAGAAACGTATCTTGGATAGTCAACGAGACGATTCTGAGATCTCTCAAACCAATCAAACGACTTTCCTTAAACTTATCACCCCTGGAG ATTAACTGTCCTACTGGTACTATCTTCTATCAGCTGGTATATTTAGAAGTGTACACACATAAAGTGGAGTGGTGGAATCTTCTTATCCTCATGCTCGATAACTCTCCTAAACTCCAAGTCCTCAAGATCACCGAT TGTTTGCCTTGTCCTTATTATGGTTTGGTCGGCAAGAAATTGAGTGAACAAGAGTATGTTCCTGAATGTTTGCTGTCCCAACTCGAGACATTTGTGTGGAAAAATTACGACTGGACAAgcgaagaaaagaaagaagtgGCTACTTATATTCTAAGGAACGCAATACGGTTGAAGAAGGCATATTTCTTCATTAACCGTATAACTAGAAAGTGTAACGAGTTGGAAGAGAGACTTCAAATGCTCAAGGAGCTGGTTTCAAATTCATGTCACTTCGTTTCTAAATAtgaatga